A portion of the Alphaproteobacteria bacterium CG11_big_fil_rev_8_21_14_0_20_39_49 genome contains these proteins:
- a CDS encoding RNA polymerase subunit sigma-24: MPENLISLEELMHGSQQGDKQAYASLLGECNRILKGYIMKKISNSEDVEDIIQEILISLHNARHTYDKSRPFKPWLFSIAKFRLYDHFRKIYKKSENESDYLNEISHEFDINVTESDDEYEELYGAIDELPEKQRKIIELMKVEGYTAKEVAKKLNMSESAVKTSAHRTYKTLKQKMTKK, translated from the coding sequence ATGCCAGAAAACTTAATATCCCTTGAAGAATTGATGCACGGCTCCCAGCAAGGGGACAAGCAGGCATATGCTTCGCTTTTGGGTGAGTGTAACCGCATTTTAAAAGGTTATATCATGAAAAAGATATCAAATTCCGAGGACGTTGAAGACATCATACAGGAAATACTGATATCCCTGCATAACGCAAGGCATACTTACGATAAATCACGCCCTTTTAAGCCGTGGCTATTTTCTATCGCAAAATTCCGTTTATACGACCATTTTAGAAAGATATATAAAAAATCTGAGAATGAATCCGATTATTTAAACGAAATATCACATGAATTTGATATAAATGTAACCGAATCCGATGATGAATACGAAGAACTATATGGTGCAATAGATGAATTGCCTGAAAAACAACGAAAAATTATCGAATTAATGAAGGTTGAGGGCTACACGGCAAAAGAAGTTGCTAAAAAATTAAATATGAGCGAATCGGCGGTAAAGACCTCCGCTCACAGGACATATAAAACATTAAAACAAAAAATGACTAAAAAATGA